The DNA sequence GCGCTGTCCGCCGAGTACCGCCGAAACGGCGCTTGCCCCCCTCGTCGCACCGCGTCTCCTTTTTGCACGGCGAATAAGGACAGCAGCGTATTTCTGGCTTTACTCCGCGTTAGAAGTGAGACATACGTAATTGtggctttttaaaattatttttttactatttaataaaaaaaatattaaaattataattttaagttataaacATGTATCTTGATGTGTAGAAttcaattttacataaaaaaaactaaagccCTTATGGTGATAgtggctcttatcgtaggatacgacgatGTTTCTTTTGGTTTACAGTCTTGCGCATGGAATTAACAATGCGATGTCGCTATACAGTTTCAGTAATNNNNNNNNNNNNNNNNNNNNNNNNNNNNNNNNNNNNNNNNNNNNNNNNNNNNNNNNNNNNNNNNNNNNNNNNNNNNNNNNNNNNNNNNNNNNNNNNNNNNAATGTTCATATTATTTCATTACTTTTACCTGCTGTTGTCCCCAGCTTTGTCTGTGCTCCGAGggaaaaatacaatgaaatgaCTCTACATTGTACACCACGAATAGGTatgcaataggcggccttatcgcttaagagtgaTCTCATCCAGGCAACAGGGAACTTAAATTGACCCCAGATAAAGTAAAGTACGAGATAAGTACCTATCCGACGTTAATCTGGAATAGTGTCgctttctattagtgaaagatATGCAATAGGTgcaatagccgtggtggcctggtggtttgacctatcgcctctcaagcagaggttcgtgggttcaaaccccgccaACCGCCACTACCCGccaagtttttcgaaattcctgtgcgaaattacatttgaaatttaccacgagctttacggtgaaggaaaacatcgtgaggaaacctgcacacacctgtgaagtaattccatggtatgtgtgaagttcccaatccgcactgggcccgcgtgggaactacggccctagccctcttattgtgagaggaggcctgtgcccagcagcaatgggacgtatataggctgggatgatgataatgatgcaATAGGTATGCTTTCACGATATCCTTGCCGCAGTAACTTTTATGGAGAAACTTCTGTTTTACcgattataattatgtacaatTTGCTAGTTAACAGTAATAGACTACGAGTACTTCAAGTCAAACAAAAATTCCATTCATAAAAATCTTGCCACGCTTACACACCCCTAAAACAAAGACATCATTATTGTAATGGATGTCACAGGCTGCAACTCAAGTGCTCTAGAAACTAGTAGGCCTACTAGCTCACCAACTACCCTGCCATTCCAATATCACCCTTATGATAAACCTTTTAGAGTTTCCCACAAATGCCAACATAAGTTAGCGTTTGCAAAGACTAGATGGCGCGACGGTCGGGCACATTAGCGACATCTCTCGGGGAGTGAGAAAATTGCTCTAAAATTATGTCGAGAAGTGTGACGCTTTTAACGCGTGCACTTGAGTTTAGATGTCATGAATTATGTACGTGACAACCCTAGCCGGTTAAGTTTTAGAAAATCCTTTTGTTTTGCTCTTGACTTGTAGTGACTAAAGTAAGTTTTATAAGCATATATTGCCTTCAGAAAGCAGcatacttatatacctatagaACGCCTATATAGGCATGCACAGGCAATAGCCAGTCGAGGCGCCAAACATGATTTATGCATTTTATGCAACACCTAAACAGCGATTAGCATTAAATACCTGAGCTAAATGCAAACACCTACGTGACAAGATTCCATCTATACCCCACAGGAAAAAGCTGTATTTTATGCTTCCCGTTCTGTAGCTACTTACATTTAGTTTGGTAATCCGTCGATGGTCTCTTCATTGaatcaacatttttaatttatccaaCAAAATCACAAATACAAGGTCAGAAATAtgtaaacatagaaaattaaaattaaatttcctaccgaaatataaatttttacaagcttttatttaacttgcaacgttcgcATTTTAactatgtttgtgtgtttattcgTATGTAAGtaaaagccctctcattcagagaggaggcctgtgcccagcagtggaacataATAGATGAAgtaaatttgcaaaccatttctCGAACATTTCTCGGTTTCCGATTGAACTTAAGCCATGGGtgggtactgtaggaactaggctgtataccgctggcaggtggtaaaactgaccacttggcaggttagattgacagcgggtattacatgccggagggcagattgctcccgttagcctaagcggctggtgctatgctatgtaaatgtatttttaagctctgaaataaatccaaatgattgaagaagttgtttattttgaactaagtttaaagtcacgcgcgttgatccccagtacctaagctcttacctagttacagtccccacaagtggtggagttaggcgcggtcggtgtactttttatgttttagctatcgcttcagaggacgacggagtaccgcagcgattccagcggtctatggacaattgttaagaaaagacgagctttgatgacaaaaaaagcgcatgaaaagtgaagcaatttggtaaatgtatcgatttttgaggaagcaactgtgagttattttatttttgcctatatcccagtgtttaatagaatttgcgggcagataaattttattacgcagaagaaaagaagatggcggaaaaattcgcaggatattcggatgtggacgattttatccaccaatttgaaactattgcgatcataaagaattggtccgcagatcagaagcgagtagcgatcgcactctacttagaagggcctgcgttgtcctggtacaaggccaatttcacgacgttggagtcgtatgatttaataaagaagggattagtagaacaattcccgtcgcaagaagactatgcccagtctttttattatagaaagcaggagccgaaagaaccgctactatcattttattatgaactAGAAAGATTAGCTTTAAAAGCAGGAATCACTGAAGACGGCAGATTCATCAAgcattttattaaatctattaattCGCAATGGCAATTACATTTAGCGTCTAGATTGTTCGCGTCAAAGGAGGAGCTAAGAAAAACGATTCTGcaattgtgtgatgtatttaatacCGAATTACACATGAAAACACATAAAGTAGAACTGccgattaatattacaaaagattATCAACACTCGTGGGAGCAAGGAGATGCTCCACCTCTTCGATTCACGCCGCGTTCGGAGTATGACACGTCCCAAACGCCGCCAACAATGGTATTTCCGCAAGTAAGACACCAGGGAACATCACGTGTGCCATATGGAAGGTATAATTTGAGGCCGCGGCAGCTACAGCCGGTGCCGCAGCAGCGTCAAGGATATCAAGGAAATAATGATGGTTTCCAAATTAATACGATTTTTTCTAGTGAATTTCCCGATGTTTGTactgttgagaaaaatagtcTGAACACGTTTGTGCCCGTAGAGCTCAATGGCAGGATTTGCAAGGCCCTCGTAGATAGTGGTGCCAATGTGTCACTGATATCTGTTTCCCTTGCAGAggaaataaacttaaaatatgaGCACAAGCTCAGTGATCCTTTGCGCGTAGCAGGAGGCTCCATGATTCAGCCTATAGGAgttgtaaatacatatattttgatagataattattattgtagaattagactgttagtaattaatgatggcacaaatttttgcattctGGGGCAAGATTTTTTGACTGCAAATAATGCAATGATTGATTTTAGTACTCATACTTTGACTCTGAATAAAAAATTCcgtgtcaattttattcgaaaatttaatGACACGAACGACTTTTCATTATTGACTGAAAAGGTTTGTGCAAATCAAGTTGCCATGAAAGAGGTTGAGTGCGAGCGAATTAACTCCTTGACCGTGGAAAATAAAGCGCgatcagtaaaaaaattgttagggttccgtggttTAAATTCTTTTGCTTCAGGTTCGAGTGAACGAAAGTCGGAGAAGTCGAAGTCAATTGGGAAAGCGTCGAGGATCGATAGAAAGTTGGAAAAAAAGGATGGCGAAAAAGGCGAGTTGAGCTCGAAGCCTGAAAGGGTACGAAAGTCGGAAAATTTGCAGATTTGTTCGGCAGGTCTGATGAAGGAGCGAGAGGAACCTTCTGGTTGTTATGTAAGAGTGGCAATGCGACGACGTGAGAACGGAAACGGACCTGATAGATTCCatagaaaaggtaataaaaagtcacgtcattgtctaatttatgttaataaaaggtttttcccacagcaaggatcgctaactgaacgaaacataaaatttaaaaacgttcaTTTAGGAATGAAAGGGACGGAAAGTGATGGCTGTCTCAAGCCGAAAGAACTTTGTGGTTTGactgaaaactttttaaaaagttcacCCGAGAAGTTCTGTGTCGAcggttagaaaaaaattgacacgaccaatgattgacaatgtcattcaaatgtaaacattgtaaatttattttttgccattgaattttataattataggtaattgaattaaaagttttttgagtaggtaggaaATTAATGATATAAAGAATTTATATGACTAATGTGTGTtgtgatattattatgtgactaatatatgtttttttcatgtgttttcatattgggagatcaattaattaaatgcagaaatgAGATGGCAATCTGCAGCAGCCATGCAGTGGCTGATGAAAACTGATGGCAGCTCCCAGCTGCTCTTAATCAAAACTGATGTCTGACGACATCGCTGGAGCACCAAATAACAATAactataacttttatttacattttgaaattaatttaattgtttacatattcaacttcacgaatatgagattgcctgttcatacatctcccaatgtgaactgtaatcatatatgatgtgaatttctatatataaagaatgagtagttttagtttatctcAGCATGTGGGAGTACTTCATACCTTCATGTGTTCAATATGCCCAGAAATATGTGGTGTTAATTGATGGTGTATATAATGTTTGATTTTCTGTGCCTTTCAATAGTTTTCAAGCAACAGAAGTTCACACAGCTAACTGGGATCGCCGATGGAGCTTGCCCAGGGGTCCACACTTGGATCCATGGCTGTGAAATAAGAAAAAGATGGAAAACTTGGAGCTATGGCTgagaaataagaataagatggAACACTGAGGCCATGGCTGtgaaataagaataagatggAAACCCAGCGGCTATTGCTGTCGTTGTTGAACGGCAACTCTGCTCCGGGTGCTGAGAAACAAGAACTTGAACACCAGGGCCAAGCCATGAAGCATGAAGCCCCCCACTGCtgaagaaatatatgaaaatatttaattggaatTTACTTGATCCTGTGGTTttacaataaatgaattgaatttttggtctttggaaacaaaaaaaaaaagtagatagtGGTACAGGTAAATCGATGTGTTCAGCTCGGTATTTTAGGTGAGCACATTGATCTTGGTAACCATGAGCTGGATGAAGCTCAGGTGCACCTCATGGAGGGGCCTGGGTTTGCATGCATCTCATCTATTCCGGTAATAGATGGAATGATATGGCAGTTACCGCTGTCTTAATGCTCTGTTCTAGGAATAGAAAGTGGGTCTTGTTGGCAGCAACTGCTGTTAAAGCGGATGCTGACAGCATAGACGTTATGCTAGCAACATTTGCTAGTAGAGCGGATGTTGGCAGCATGCACAGATTATGCTAGCAACATATGCGAGTGTGCAGATGTGGCAGTATGATATTCTTGCCATGAGGCACCGTTGTCTAGGGGCAATTATGGCCAAAGAGTAAATGTGACACGGGTGTTTCAGAAGCAAGAATGACGTGTCGGGTTGCACAGGCAATGTCACGCGTCTTTAGTAGCTAGGCTTTTACTGAAAAGGCGCGTACTTTTTTTGTTACGGGGTTTTTTTGGACGGTGAAGTCCATCcttgtttgaaaattttgaaatatataaccTATTCTAGATTGACTAAGTTTCATGAAAGGATGTGACTAGTCTTTAGCAAAGACCCTTTTCTGTCTGTAATGTCCCGTTAGGTAGGCGGATTAGGTCCCCACCTCTGTGAGGAAGGAGGgatatgtaggaactaggctgtaataccgctggcaggtggtaaaactgaccacttggcaggttagattgacagcgggtattAATGCCGGAGGGCAGATTGCTCCCgttagcctaagcggctggtgctatgctatgtaaatgtatttttaagctctgaaataaatccaatgattgaagaagttNNNNNNNNNNNNNNNNNNNNNNNNNNNNNNNNNNNNNNNNNNNNNNNNNNNNNNNNNNNNNNNNNNNNNNNNNNNNNNNNNNNNNNNNNNNNNNNNNNNNNNNNNNNNNNNNNNNNNNNNNNNNNNNNNNNNNNNNNNNNNNNNNNNNNNNNNNNNNNNNNNNNNNNNNNNNNNNNNNNNNNNNNNNNNNNNNNNNNNNNNNNNNNNNNNNNNNNNNNNNNNNNNNNNNNNNNNNNNNNNNNNNNNNNNNNNNNNNNNNNNNNNNNNNNNNNNNNNNNNNNNNNNNNNNNNNNNNNNNNNNNNNNNNNNNNNNNNNNNNNNNNNNNNNNNNNNNNNNNNNNNNNNNNNNNNNNNNNNNNNNNNNNNNNNNNNNNNNNNNNNNNNNNNNNNNNNNNNNNNNNNNNNNNNNNNNNNNNNNNNNNNNNNNNNNNNNNNNNNNNNNNNNNNNNNNNNNNNNNNNNNNNNNNNNNNNNNNNNNNNNNNNNNNNNNNNNNNNNNNNNNNNNNNNNNNNNNNNNNNNNNNNNNNNNNNNNNNNNNNNNNNNNNNNNNNNNNNNNNNNNNNNNNNNNNNNNNNNNNNNNNNNNNNNNNNNNNNNNNNNNNNNNNNNNNNNNNNNNNNNNNNNNNNNNNNNNNNNNNNNNNNNNNNNNNNNNNNNNNNNNNNNNNNNNNNNNNNNNNNNNNNNNNNNNNNNNNNNNNNNNNNNNNNNNNNNNNNNNNNNNNNNNNNNNNNNNNNNNNNNNNNNNNNNNNNNNNNNNNNNNNNNNNNNNNNNNNNNNNNNNNNNNNNNNNNNNNNNNNNNNNNNNNNNNNNNNNNNNNNNNNNNNNNNNNNNNNNNNNNNNNNNNNNNNNNNNNNNNNNNNNNNNNNNNNNNNNNNNNNNNNNNNNNNNNNNNNNNNNNNNNNNNNNNNNNNNNNNNNNNNNNNNNNNNNNNNNNNNNNNNNNNNNNNNNNNNNNNNNNNNNNNNNNNNNNNNNNNNNNNNNNNNNNNNNNNNNNNNNNNNNNNNNNNNNNNNNNNNNNNNNNNNNNNNNNNNNNNNNNNNNNNNNNNNNNNNNNNNNNNNNNNNNNNNNNNNNNNNNNNNNNNNNNNNNNNNNNNNNNNNNNNNNNNNNNNNNNNNNNNNNNNNNNNNNNNNNNNNNNNNNNNNNNNNNNNNNNNNNNNNNNNNNNNNNNNNNNNNNNNNNNNNNNNNNNNNNNNNNNNNNNNNNNNNNNNNNNNNNNNNNNNNNNNNNNNNNNNNNNNNNNNNNNNNNNNNNNNNNNNNNNNNNNNNNNNNNNNNNNNNNNNNNNNNNNNNNNNNNNNNNNNNNNNNNNNNNNNNNNNNNNNNNNNNNNNNNNNNNNNNNNNNNNNNNNNNNNNNNNNNNNNNNNNNNNNNNNNNNNNNNNNNNNNNNNNNNNNNNNNNNNNNNNNNNNNNNNNNNNNNNNNNNNNNNNNNNNNNNNNNNNNNNNNNNNNNNNNNNNNNNNNNNNNNNNNNNNNNNNNNNNNNNNNNNNNNNNNNNNNNNNNNNNNNNNNNNNNNNNNNNNNNNNNNNNNNNNNNNNNNNNNNNNNNNNNNNNNNNNNNNNNNNNNNNNNNNNNNNNNNNNNNNNNNNNNNNNNNNNNNNNNNNNNNNNNNNNNNNNNNNNNNNNNNNNNNNNNNNNNNNNNNNNNNNNNNNNNNNNNNNNNNNNNNNNNNNNNNNNNNNNNNNNNNNNNNNNNNNNNNNNNNNNNNNNNNNNNNNNNNNNNNNNNNNNNNNNNNNNNNNNNNNNNNNNNNNNNNNNNNNNNNNNNNNNNNNNNNNNNNNNNNNNNNNNNNNNNNNNNNNNNNNNNNNNNNNNNNNNNNNNNNNNNNNNNNNNNNNNNNNNNNNNNNNNNNNNNNNNNNNNNNNNNNNNNNNNNNNNNNNNNNNNNNNNNNNNNNNNNNNNNNNNNNNNNNNNNNNNNNNNNNNNNNNNNNNNNNNNNNNNNNNNNNNNNNNNNNNNNNNNNNNNNNNNNNNNNNNNNNNNNNNNNNNNNNNNNNNNNNNNNNNNNNNNNNNNNNNNNNNNNNNNNNNNNNNNNNNNNNNNNNNNNNNNNNNNNNNNNNNNNNNNNNNNNNNNNNNNNNNNNNNNNNNNNNNNNNNNNNNNNNNNNNNNNNNNNNNNNNNNNNNNNNNNNNNNNNNNNNNNNNNNNNNNNNNNNNNNNNNNNNNNNNNNNNNNNNNNNNNNNNNNNNNNNNNNNNNNNNNNNNNNNNNNNNNNNNNNNNNNNNNNNNNNNNNNNNNNNNNNNNNNNNNNNNNNNNNNNNNNNNNNNNNNNNNNNNNNNNNNNNNNNNNNNNNNNNNNNNNNNNNNNNNNNNNNNNNNNNNNNNNNNNNNNNNNNNNNNNNNNNNNNNNNNNNNNNNNNNNNNNNNNNNNNNNNNNNNNNNNNNNNNNNNNNNNNNNNNNNNNNNNNNNNNNNNNNNNNNNNNNNNNNNNNNNNNNNNNNNNNNNNNNNNNNNNNNNNNNNNNNNNNNNNNNNNNNNNNNNNNNNNNNNNNNNNNNNNNNNNNNNNNNNNNNNNNNNNNNNNNNNNNNNNNNNNNNNNNNNNNNNNNNNNNNNNNNNNNNNNNNNNNNNNNNNNNNNNNNNNNNNNNNNNNNNNNNNNNNNNNNNNNNNNNNNNNNNNNNNNNNNNNNNNNNNNNNNNNNNNNNNNNNNNNNNNNNNNNNNNNNNNNNNNNNNNNNNNNNNNNNNNNNNNNNNNNNNNNNNNNNNNNNNNNNNNNNNNNNNNNNNNNNNNNNNNNNNNNNNNNNNNNNNNNNNNNNNNNNNNNNNNNNNNNNNNNNNNNNNNNNNNNNNNNNNNNNNNNNNNNNNNNNNNNNNNNNNNNNNNNNNNNNNNNNNNNNNNTAATACATATCAACCAATAATCGAGCTAAAACCGAGATAAATACCCCACGTCACGTTTATCAAAACTTTTGTCCAGAGGTCAACAACTATTATGGTTAACACTAAATAATTCCCTATTTATATGTCGTCTATCCTAGTGTGGACTAGCGAAAAGgctcaaattaaatattatacacAATAAAAAGGATGATAATGGCGGCCCCTGCATCCGGGCACCGATAATTCTGCCGTTCGACGCCCAATAAATATACTTTCGACGTTTTCAAGTTAAACAGAGCTGGTATATATCATAATAACCTGAGGCGAGACAGGATCCAGTAGCCGCCCTACGCTTGGCAATAAAGGGAATCCCTTCAGACGTGCTGCCCTTGTCCCTTACACttataaatatcaatttatCCCGTGTCAAATACGACCAAAGCCCGGCCATTTTCAGGTTACGTATCGCCCGCGATCCGTCTCCGCCAGCCATTTTATCtcaattttttcttaatttttatgtaaaacagACCGCTCTGTTCATCTTGGGGTATGACGTTAATGAAAAATGGTTGGCGCGGAAGGACAATTTCGCTGAAAAATTCCACATctgaaatataattttctttatCGTGTCCTGTGCGTTTTAATTATGAAATATTCAAAGCGTGTCAAATTAAGAAACGAGGAGCATGCAAACTTTCGGCGCACGAAAACtggttggtttttttttcaacacaaaataaaatgtaaacaagTACACTGAATATTTTGGAGAATAAAGCACAATTGTGTAAGGGCGATTAGTAACCTATAAGAACTGTTCCAGTGGTGTTAAAAAATTTGAACAACTATTGAATGTGTGTTTAACTTCATACAAAAGTGCCATGTTTATGTATGTCTAAGCTAAGACGTATTTAAGTTGTTTGGTGATGGTGGAGGGGGGAGGGGTGAGTACGAGTATGTTCAAGTTTAACCAAAGATTATACCTACATTTAGGTTAAAAGAAATGTCTATTTATGTACAACGTGAACATGTTCACTTTCTTTAGGTAGTTTCATCACAATGCGGCCTAGCTCCTGAAAagacaaattaaaaacacagagaaagacttcaaaaaccaatcttaatttgattgcttaatagcgacatctcttgtccgggtgagcggttagttccgttGGAGTGTTgtaagtttctcgatgagggctaaaacatagatgtcgctagtgtcgctgtgtaactaaataagaaacaaacaagctgatatgtggtgcataggagaaatttgtttctgtactcctgtccagtggtggtgtaggggtatagcactcagcacagaatgctgaggacctgggttcgattcccagcgctggtctctttttctggtttttctgtgcatctatgtttcagtttgtatttacgatataaaaacatacataaatgAAAGACcagcataaattaaaataaagcaaatacCTACTCCCTAAGGTAGTTATATAAAGTACGCCTTTCTTATGGAAAGGCCTTGCCCATACTTACACCgcgttaaaaacaaaacaaacgatAAAATACCAGACGACGTTACACCAATTGCGAACCGCTGCAACTCAACATTAACATTCATTAAATACCTTGTCCTCGCTTTAAATTTAGAGTCGACCAACAAAAATAGAGCGATATATTACTAGGATTTACGGTACAAATATATGTAAAGTTTACTAGATATATTATTTGGGGTTGGTTCCGAGATGAGGGGCTATACGTGAAAGCATTCGGCTACGTGCCGTAGCATAATGCCTTCCTTAGGGCGCTGAGGAAGCTAAGCTTCTATAATTCGTCTTGCAGGAATCCCTAATTTGAAATGTGGATGAGTTTCCAAATATGCCGGAAGTTAAATTGTAAGGGTCTGCTGGCTCCCGAACTATATTTGGACGGCTCAACTAAGTACCCTTTGAAAAGACATGTCTTGCTTTCAAATTGTAGTTACAGATGGTGGGATGCTGGTTGAGAAATGTAAAACTTTTGCTTTATTCtgcatacaattaaaaaaaaaactatttcgacctggtacatttttttaattccgtAATGAATAGCGGTTACTTTGAACTCGCAgttttttgtgataaatgtcattaataaaataacttaaaataaatttattgtatcGATCTAATGGCATAGTCTACGAGTATGAAATTTCAACCtcatataaaactttttttagtttctAAAATGATCAAAACCTGGCATCTAATGAGTTATTACATAAATAGCTATAAAAATACTTGAAAGACATAATTTAAGCTGAAGGTTCATCAAAACACCACACTAACAAAACTTACAATGCAAAAAAGAAAAACGCCGGTTTTTCTCCATTACGACCCTcgtgttgtattaaaaattttcgCTTCAACTTGTTAGGAGATTAGCGACAAAGCATCCCCATATCTTTAATGTACATCAGCTGTAAACGAATTCTCGCGCTCGCCTCACTTATTTATGAGTTTATTTATCATTAACGAATTATGAAAGCGTACAGAGTTTTTGTCGAGATCCCGAGGTACCGCTTTATGTTGCGTTTTTCGATTCTTATCTCACTTAATTGTTTGCGAGTACTTAAGTTTCGGGTACGTTTTTATAATGACTTTTTCGGGTGTTTTAATATTGCCTTGTTAACTGGTTTACCTTGGGCAAAATTGTATTGCAAATTAACGCGTTTAGAGCTTTAAAAAAACACGTGTGCGAAAGAAGATTATTATCACCTGTCATGTAGGAAGTTATTGTTGTAAGTGGGTAATTTTAGGGTTCAATACTTGATGGGGGAAAAAATCGAACcctattttactaaattattttttttgctcgTTTATTTTTCTATCTTTGTGTCGAGGTTTGACACTCTTAATTAAATCGAAACCTAATGCCATTGCCATTGactt is a window from the Choristoneura fumiferana chromosome 13, NRCan_CFum_1, whole genome shotgun sequence genome containing:
- the LOC141434388 gene encoding uncharacterized protein, translated to MAEKFAGYSDVDDFIHQFETIAIIKNWSADQKRVAIALYLEGPALSWYKANFTTLESYDLIKKGLVEQFPSQEDYAQSFYYRKQEPKEPLLSFYYELERLALKAGITEDGRFIKHFIKSINSQWQLHLASRLFASKEELRKTILQLCDVFNTELHMKTHKVELPINITKDYQHSWEQGDAPPLRFTPRSEYDTSQTPPTMVFPQVRHQGTSRVPYGRYNLRPRQLQPVPQQRQGYQGNNDGFQINTIFSSEFPDVCTVEKNSLNTFVPVELNGRICKALVDSGANVSLISVSLAEEINLKYEHKLSDPLRVAGGSMIQPIGVVNTYILIDNYYCRIRLLVINDGTNFCILGQDFLTANNAMIDFSTHTLTLNKKFRVNFIRKFNDTNDFSLLTEKVCANQVAMKEVECERINSLTVENKARSVKKLLGFRGLNSFASGSSERKSEKSKSIGKASRIDRKLEKKDGEKGELSSKPERVRKSENLQICSAGLMKEREEPSGCYVRVAMRRRENGNGPDRFHRKGNKKSRHCLIYVNKRFFPQQGSLTERNIKFKNVHLGMKGTESDGCLKPKELCGLTENFLKSSPEKFCVDG